A segment of the Juglans regia cultivar Chandler chromosome 15, Walnut 2.0, whole genome shotgun sequence genome:
GATGGGCGTCAGCTTCCCTTCCATTGCCTTCAGAGCTTCATCTCAGCACAGGGAACCCCACGCGTCCGTGTCGGTGTCCGTTTCCACCGTGTCCCGGAAGACCAAGAAGGCCCGGAAGAACAAGAACAATGCACAGCCGCCTTTTGCGATGGTGGAGCGTCGGCGGAAATGGTGGCAGATTTGCAGGGACAACGAGGCGGTGCCGGCCTCGCTCGGAGAGTTTCTCGAGGTGGAACGGAGGTTCGGTGATGGCGCGTTCTTCGGTGCCGCGGAGGAACTCGAAGGCGTGGTGGTGGTGCAGCAGCATCAGATCAGGAACGGACACATGTTGTTTGCCGACGGGAGGGTACTTCCACCGGCCGCGGCGGACGTTGATGATGGATCATCGACGGCTGGGGCCCTTTGTAGATTCCCGGTTTCACTCACCGGAATCTGTGGTGGCGGTGTAGTATAAAActtccattttttctattttctggaGGGATTCTTAATTCATAATTGGAATTATTAACGATtatattcaacattttttttgaacttttttttcttaatctatttaaatttttaatttgacaATTTTAAATTCTCCCTAATCAAATTTAGActtctaaattttaattttttaaaaaaattatttttttaatttcaattttattaaagcataaccaaaatttaaaaataaattattatacaaattattattattatacattagtattatatgttattatatgttaatgtttatatattagtattacatgttattatacattactagtacatcttattttaatttagttattatatattaatattacatgttattataaatttatatatttatatttatacacaATACATcagtattaaatattataactagtattatatgttattatatattagtgtttatacattaatGTTATATGGTaataatagttaatagtatggtgtttatatatacaaaactaTTATTAGCGAATTTagcttatttatattataatataagcatattattttataataatttactcatattaatatattattgaatttaattaactatataaattataattatacaaaatatatattattaatatataaaaaatatatatatttttataaaaatatatacaatattagagtcggagtcggagtctgtATATCGCcacctccaactccaacttATCAAAGTCGGAATGGGGCCGGAACAAAGTTGGTGCGGAGTTGGATTTTCGAACTTTTACTCAACCCTGTCTGTTGGGTATCATTCGGCATAGATATTAgctttattggttttttttctaatcatgtTGGGTTCCATTTTCACATAAtattgggaaaagaaaaatgagatataaaatCATCAAAGACAATCATCCCACGTGGTATTtggaaaattaataataatacacTCAAGACGGcaaatattagttttaaaaaaaaaaaaaaattatcatcaatAGACTCAATGGATAGCGTGAAACCCTATGTGCTAAGAGCactggcaatggactagccattgccaagttcAAGTCTAATTTACATTTGAAATTTAGCTAAAATCTCTGGCATTGAACTCGGCAAACCTATATTTTTCTAACTTTAGCTACAGTAAAATCTTCACACTCGCTATACTTGGCGAGTAACTGTTGAAGAagcaaacatttattttattatttccgcTCTCTTTCCCTCGTGATTTCTATTTCCCTCGTATTTGCCCTCATCTCTTTCCCTCGTCTCTTTGCCCTCGTCTTTCCCTCGTCTCTTTGCCCTCGTCTCGCCCTCGTCTCGCCATCGTCTCTTTGCCGTCGTCTCTCTGCCGTCGTCTCGCCGCCCTCGTCTCGACTTCGCATCTCGTCTTTTCCCCTTTCCCTCACCCTTTCCATTTTTGCAGCTCCATCgcggcttctctctctcgctcttctctccgtttgccattttctttttctgaaactccgatccttcttctctctttctcaatcgATTTTCTCTCCTTTCGTGGGTTGATCTTCGACGGTTGGGCaatttcccctctctctctctctctctctctcggcttggCTCAACAACACAGAACTCTCTCTCGATTTGGGTAAGCTTTATTTGGGTAAGCTTTGTATTGAGTACGAATTTGTTAATTTCTGAAATGGGTATGAATTTGTTTGGGTAAGTTGGTTATTATCGTTGCTGATTTTTTTACAGTTGGTGTTGTTGATTTGTCTGAAGTTTGTGTATGGTTATGTTTCTTCAGTTGTTCATTATCGCGTCCAGCCAAACCTCCTCTCAGAGTCTGAGAGTTGAgcccccatatatatatatatatatatatatatatttttctgttttcagTAACTACAATCCATTGTTTCTGATTTgttgtttttgggtttgtttaCTTTTCGTGTATAGCCATTTTCTCGTGTCTTACTCTGCTTGCTAGTCATTTTGGTAGTAGAAAAGCTCATTCAGTCATTTGATCCCGTTTACTTTGCACAGCTTTGTTTTTCATAGGATGAATCCAAACTAACAGGGTCTTTTACTTCATAATTGATGTTCAATGTGTTATTTTGTTGAGTGTTGCAAAGGGAAAAAGTATAGAATTAGATAAGTATTTGAGGATAGAATTCATCAATAACaggttttaaacataaatataaacagCTCTAATTGCGTAAACTTTCACTTTAGGTGCATTAGAAAACCTTAAAAACATATGGGAAAACACCTGTTTTTATGGATTAGTAAAAGGAGTTCCATTAATGTACAAATTAGGTTTCTAAttccatatattatttttattgcatttgtaAATCTTCCCCAAACAACTCCCGTAGATAGGAACATTGTAATGCACCTATATTGACTAATGAAGTGAAAAGAGTCCACAACATAAAAACACAGCAATCTTTGCTAAATAATAATGATCAGAATAGGATACTTGTTTGCTATACAATACTTGTTTGCTATACAATACTTGTTTTTCTATCACTTTGCTGTTATTGTTTGCTCTCTCCTTTCATGTAAGCATACTTTAGGGTGTATTTATGTGTGTATGTAGTAGTATATGTATGTGGATAATGGTTTGGACGCTACATATAACGTTTGTGGCTATACCGATCGATGGTTTCTTTCAATGCCATTTGATCCCGAAAACAccacatatattatttgttaagacACTTTTCTAACTCCACAACCAAAAACAGAGtttacttttctgttttttgcaAAATAGATGAGgaataaaatgtgtttgttgttcttctttgcaaaacagaacaagaagtttaattttgttgatgttttgcaaagttgttctttttctttgcaaaacagaacaagaagTTGATTTCTTTGCTATTTTTCTACATCTTTCTTTGCATACCAGCTTAtccaaacaaattgatgatgtaatatttgttgtttttgtaatttagtggactgttttgtaattagtggactgttttgatggaagggtggactgtttttgtaattttagtggactgttttgtaattattggactgttttgatgtattagtggactgtttttgtaattttagtgagctgttttgtaattagtggactgttttgatggaagggtggactgtttttgtaattttagtggactgatttgtaattattggactgttttgatggattagtggactggtTTTGTAATGGCAAtgaactgttttgtaattattggacttcattgatggattagtggactgttttgtaattttagtggactgtttttatggattagtggactattttgtaattttagtggactgttttgatggaataatagactgtttttgtaattttagtggactgtttttatgggtagaagaaatgttggtatgtttgtttatgtgattgttgggtgaatggtttacaaaatatatttattgaataattaggttgagggaaaaaataattgaaaaataataattttattttttaataaagttattaattaaatttgtaaaatattaaaaaaaatattattaaaatatttaatattttattattatttagactttaagatagctagtccaatgtggactacTTTAACTATAAATCTATGTTATAGCCAAAATACaacattctaactaaattttagacttggcaatggctgcCAATGCTCTAATATTGGGTAAGCCAAGGACATGCTTACTTGAACTTAAAGATTAAGatttcatttgaatttaaagatgagtcgagataatttataaataataaaataaaatattataaaatattattttttaatattattattattttaatatttaaaaaaattaaattattttttatattttatttaaaaattttaaaaattataataataaattgtgaTAAGTTACCAATCGAAATAAGGCCTTAAATTACGACTCACGAGGATATCATTCTTATTTGAGAGATAGGGTCCAAATCCTATGTGCTATTATGCTCGCGCCGATGATAGGGATTCAATTTATGGCGTTGTTTCATTGGATCGCATACAATTCACGTGTAAATAATATTATCGCCTCTATTTCACTAATTTATAATGTTTAAGcaacaaaaaatttgaatataaataaacttCTAAACTTATGAGATTTAACGTagtatttcatattttaaagttatttttattataaaatagatctaacgaatctTATGAAACCATATCAgcttgtgagtttacttttataaaatttcattgtaaattataaaatatatatttctatgtaaattcatttatttaattaatgggaATCAATTCTTCTCTCCAAGTTTATACACTACTCAGCATACCTTTAAccaagttttaattttaattcattgagtttttatttatttatttatttatgaaatagtctcatttcattaatgaatcGAAGTTATaactgtgacttatcaatacatgagaaaattcaaattataaaccAAACTACGCATAAGCTCTGGGGCTTCCCCACACATAAATTTCATTGtagcggacattgtcttaacttctcgATAAACTCTCTCTTAACAGAGAAAGCATTTTGTAAACAGAACTTGAAGGCCCCTCTATCCTCCTAGGGAGGAAAGGTACGAGATACTACTATGAACACTAAAACCAatagcctattcctattttattaagaaaaatgataaacacacaacactttatacaacaatattttaaaaggatgaatatttttataaaataccttataaaactaacatcattttagaaaaatacccttattttattacatgtgtTGTAAAAAGTGTTATGTATTTATCACAAGCCTAGGTGTGACCACAAGCCTCAGTGTGACCCGAACGTCATGCCCACGCAAGCATCGGAATCACGAGCCCTTACGACACTAGCATCCAGCTCACGCACGGACACAACAACCTCCACTACACAGGTAGCACCTACATGCGAGCACTGGTCGCACGATATCACGGGTCATAACATTGCCCCCCACTCTTGAATAGCTCTTGCTTTAGATTGCGTCCGATTCAAAGGCTCAACACCTCGCTCGGGTCAACAAAAGAACAgaagaacataaaaacaaacaacaacaaaatactggaaaagaacaacaaagaaacaaaaaaacaaaacaaatgaacAGTGCACGATGCTTCGACAGTGGCACGTGTAGGGTACTAGTCACTCGGAGAGGAAAACTAGCGGTCAATCTTGGAAGCCTTGGAGTCAGGTAGTCCAGAGAAGCCAAGCGTGGCTGCAGCAGAGGGCTTCACGGTGACATGTGATGGGCACGCGTCTACGAGATCCGAAGCTTTGTCCCGCGCATGCTGGCTACGCTCCATTCTGATGAACGTCATATTTGGTGGTCTTGAAGATTGGCGGCTGGGCATCATcccggtggggcgcgtgtaggAGGGTGACGACTGGAAAGACTTGAACAACGATCCTCCCTTATTTGATatgaaaaactaaataaaaaaaaactaaaaaaatactatacaaaaaataaaatggacataCGAAAAGGGGGAGGGAAGGGAGAAAGaggggaggagccgaagctcccaccgcCTTTCATTTGATCTGAATTTTTAGAGAGTTTTAAGAGAATGAAGAGGATTTTTCTAGAGAGACCCCTCGATCTAATTCATTGAGTTAAGAAACAGTAGTAACTATACTTGGTCGAAATAAAAAGATACAGTGAGAGCTCTCCTAGAGTCCGCTGTAGCACAAGGGTAAAGCGAACTATGTTCTGAATCCGGGTTCGAATCCCGGCAGcggaaattaattttattactattccaTGTGTttgacttattatatttttttttataaaaatattgacttattaaatatagaaaatgaaaacactACTTTGCCTCCCCACTTTACCCATTTTATTTGACcgcttgtctttttttttttttttacttagtgattaaggaagtgattttaaatgtatttgtatttttttaaatatatttaaatgtaaatatgaaaaaaaaaaaaaaaaaaaaaaaaaagttatgccCAGCGGTCAACATGGGGCGGCATTGTAGCCGCACccatatagaaaaatgatacttttacTATGGTTACCGGCTTACCGCTCTATTACcgttagaatttttaattttttaatttttttaatttaatgattaagaaaatattttttaataatattataattctttaaaagatatttaaaaatattaaaaaatacatgtaaaaatcaTATGTTTGACTTAttaaatataggaaaatgatactcttACTATGGTTACCGCTCTGTAtagttggaattttttatttttttacttaataattaaagaaatattttttaataatattttaattttttaaaaatatttaaaagtattaaaaaatacatataaaaaaaaccaaaaaaacataataattatgCCTAACAGCGGTGGACGTAGCTACgtcaatttttgtaaatatatttataaattgctGCTCATTTTTCGTTCCACCGTAGCACTAATGCCAGTTCTAAGTATGTTATAGAATCCGGGTTCGAATCCCGGCTGgggaaatgtttttatttttttaaatattattcctttactttatttttattgtaaagtttatctaatatattatatgaaatcatctcattttataaattttataatttcttcatatatgtaatacttctctttttaaaaattacgcCAAGGTGCATACAGAAAagattgaataatattatataccatCTTAATAAGTctgtgcatttttttaaaaaatagttagactttccattaaaaaataggttttcttgtttcaaatttgacaattttttaaaattatgtaaaattaaataattaacaaataatttattatttgttaaaataatcCTAAGATATGTAAGTTAtatgcatttcttttaaaaaatagtgaattttataattaaaaaataggttttttttatgtatatatcatatttgcatttttttcaaaataaatgtgtaAGATTTGCTTATTCTTCAActgtaaaacttatttttttaaaataaaatatatttttttaattattttttatgtgatattaaatttacataaaaaataattaaaaataatttattatttttgcttaCAGATAATTTAACGTCACGTCGTCACTGTTAAGATATTTATgaatattgcaaatatcatttttaagtcttaaaatgttatttcgataaaaaataaaaaaaaagtaggaccCAATTTTGTCGAGACTCCACCATtcagaaagatttttttttttttttctcgacgACTGAGATTAGTACCTCTGGTTTGGAAGGCCACAACCATCTATCCATTAACGGTCTCCACCCCACCAAGAGCTCCCGCTTCCAGGTACTCCATCTCCTCCTTCCTCTCCTTGTTGCAAATTTACGCTTCTTTTTCACCACCTTGAAATTAGTCATAGATAATGCTTATCTTCGCAGTATGGGGACAGTGAACGATAGAAAACtataacatgaaaaaaaattgttttactAAAAATCAGTGGTCTGGCACCTGGGCTATGCCTGTGCTTGATTCATAGAAACATTCCTTGTAAagaaattaacttcaatttaacTCCCCCACAAAATGCCTTGatgtgctagtttctttttatgtgttttaatttGGTTTCTGTTTGTGTGCTGTGAAGAATATACGCAGGAATGGCTGCTATTCCTCATGGAAATATGAATTGCAGCATCTTATGCAAAAGGGGAGTGGTTTCCTTTGTGGGTTTTGCCGCTCTTCCATTTTCTCAGCCGAGGGCGAGAGCTTTTGAAGGTTTGGTGAGAGGTCAGTTGGTTGtttctttgctttgctttaACTTTCGTCAGATGCGTATCATGAAGAAGTTTGGATTATTCTAAtaggattttttgtttttgaaagtgACTAACTGGATCGATTGAGCTCTAAATTGATCtactaggaaaaaaaatctataactgTTCTTGAGTCGTGGGTTGTTTTCATTTGTAAGCCTTATAGCTGGCTTATTTTCTCTACCACAACCACAAGTTTTGTACCAACATGTTAGAATTTGGGATGAGCAAATCTGAGCGGCAGTTATAGATGAATGAAGATAAgcataactttatatatataagttattattattattattattttgtcttctTGAATCCTCTTTGAGTATCATTGAATTTTAGTTGTAATTTAGCTGtttctcatatttatatattatcaatgtATTCTTTATTCCGAATACATTCTTACACCATTATCTATGTCCCTTCATCAACTCTCACCTTGGTACAAGTTTAAAAACAATTTAAGGTTTTAGTTAAAGTTTCTCTTTCTTCCCAACTATAATCTTACCTGGGAAGAGTTTTTGGAACCCATATAATAATGTCCTCATACCGTTGGAAATGTCATGGTGCAAGCAACTGTAGTGATAGTGGTTGTTTACATGGCTTGTTATGGCAATTTTCAAAGGTGCAGTTACAACCTTCTTACCGTTAGATTTGATCCGGGCTCTTTATTGAAGTTTGAATCATAAGGATGAGGCAAGAATTAtgctttgaaaaattattttctcttatgTAATCAAATGCTTAACTGACAATAAAGCTGGATGCTtgacatataaaaattatgacaGCCATAAAATAGGATACATGTTTTGACACGTGATGCTCAACTATCATCATTAGTCATCTGTTGACTATTAGTCCGCTGCGATATCTGGTCATGTCACAATAATATAGACAAGTTTCCCAACGAGTCTCCGATTATcattactacttttttttattcatttataggtaatttttttacaagaagcCTTCGTGGTGCAGTTATAAGGCTTTATATAAATCAGAGTTCATTGCTTATATAACTATGTCCTCAATTTGATGATTCTATATGTTTTTATTGAACAAGGACGACTTATTAGTCAAAGCTTATATAGGAAGGAGAGTCCTATTTTTCTGGCAAATGGATCCAATCGCGTACTGTCAAAAAAACTGATCCTTACCATCCCCAGAAGCAGCCCTTCTTCAAACTCCAGTGGTAGTGACAATGACTCCTCTGATCAGGCCAAGGTATGTACAAGCAAGGACTAGTGAATGATTTTGTGTATGGAGGAACTAATAAGATCTATTTACTCGTAATCACATATTGGTCTTTAAATGCTTGATACTCgctttattttgtttctatttaattccattttattcaaaaagGAGATGATACATCAAGTCATGCTATGGGTTAAACCCAAATGGTTaaccttaaaacaaaaattcagaCTTTAATACATTTTGACTCAAAAGCGAATTTCATTAATGGGCAATCCTTTCAGTTTGCTGATAATGTCTACCTAGTGGTACACCTTGGGTCCCATGCTGTGTCCGTGGCTCTGTTTAATGCTAGAGTTTCTTTGGAATCCTTAAGTTAGAATGAAGCATAACTGAGAGCAGTATTTTATGATCATTTTGCCTGTTTGCTTCTTCTTTGCTTTACAAAGTTTATATCTTGTTTCAAAAGTGAATTGGTTAACGAGTGGTCCTTTCAGTTTGCTCATAGCAGTTGCCTAATGGTACGCCTTTGGTCATATGCTGTCCCCTTGGCTGTGTTTAATGCTACAGAGTTTCTTTGGGTTCCTTGTAAGGAAGCATAACTGAGAGCAGTAGACTTcatcacacacacatacactagcaaaagaaagaaacagcTTATCATTTGAAGTTATGACTGTTGGATTTCAGAATTCATTAATTTGGATGCTATTATCAGACTCATAGCAGtccaagaagagaaaaagaaaataaaaggcatTTCAGTAACTTCTTTCATAACTTCTTCTTGTTTCTAGAGCAGACACCATTTGGTTACACGAGGAAGGATGTTTTACTAATTGGACTCGGAGTTACTGTCCTGGGCATTGGCTTGAAAACTGGATTGGAGGTATTAGGCTCTCTTATGTAATCATTTAAACTTTTTGGTACACTTGatgcctatttcttttttttttttttacactctaGCTATATAGTGAAGgaatataatattgttagatATGTTGGAACATTGTCGGAAAATCATCAAGTAATATATTTaagaatgtaaaagaaaaatagtgaCTTCTTCTCATAATTATGCCCATTAATGatattttcacattattttttctcatatatattaaaagttatgCCATCAGTAATAAATTCAATGCATCAAGGTGATTCACTGGTCGTCCATCCATGTAATTGTTCCTGTCATGATTTCATGTGCAGTTTGTAGGAGTTGATCCTCTGCAAGCAGGGAATGTAGTTCAGCTGGTACTGGTTTTGGGCCTAACAGTTGGTTGGatttcaacatatatatttagagtTTCAAACAAAGAAATGACATATGCACAACAATTACGAGACTATGAATACAAAGTCATGGAGGTATTACTTTctttagatttattttgttcttataaaaaaaaaaaagatttattttcttcGTACTTTTAGCATAATCTTGATCAAAACAATGGTTCTTATCTGCCACTAATATATTCCTAATTTCCTTTTTAGTTTCCCTGGTTCCCACTTatattttcaattgaaaatgattgtaaatatatattgtgaagTCCAATGCTTTCTCAATATGATACCTTGATACTTTGATTGATAGTTTTCTTATGGATGGTCCAACTTCTTATGtagtaaaaaaaagttattgcaTATGGTTGATACTTATCCTGCTGTGTGATGTGGAGGTCACCGAGATGTTGTAGTACTATGCAAATGTTTGTAATTATACAGGCATTGTGTCCAGAACTGTCTTGTATctattcctttttttcttttgtgaagtCTCAATCCTATTTTTAGGAATTCGCTTCATGTTACAGGAAACTAGAATTTACTAATGATTTCGGTGATAattggaaaaatctaattggAAAAAGGTTTCCATCGGGTTTGTCTTAACAGCTCAGCTGCTTAAGTGCTCTAATTATGATCATGCTGCACCTCTTCATTAGAATGGGAACATGTTTTCCTCATTATTTTGGAACTGACACTGAACAGGATATATATTCTCCAGCTCCATTTAACTCGTCTTGAAAGACCTTCAGTAATATATTTTGATGACTATCAATCTAACAACCTTCAGCAATGGTTACTCTTGATTTCCTTTTCTACTGAAATAAATGGATCTTGTGTGATGCAGCTTTTTTTAACGATTCGTGTGGAGTTTTTTGCCATTATGTTTGTCCCTAATACTGGATTGGCATTTTTGCAGAAGAGGTTAGATGGCCTGACAGAAGCAGAGATAGAAGCATTGCTTGAACAAGTTGAGGAAGAGAAGAGACGCCTATCCAGGGGTGAGCAGGTTAATTAAGTACCCTCTCATACATGTCACTAAAACATAACCACAGTAATTTATGTACAACTCTATGCTATACAGAGTAGTTAGATCAATATCATAGATGTTTTCTTAAAGATATATAACAGGATATGTTAATGCAAAATCGCTTTTACGATAGTGAATGTCTTTCGAGAGGCCAGAAACCTCGAGCTATTGAAGTATTACTATTTATATGATTTAGCAATGTTTTAAAGGGGCCATTTAGGAAGATTGAGGGTGCAAGTTAGCTTCATAGAATGGAAAAAATTGTTCAAGTTCTCACTTGCCTGGTGGATATAGTTTCTTTCTTCCTCAGTAGACTTTTGATTCCCCAACTAATATGGAAGGGACTTGGTTCAGTCCCTTTTCTTAGGGGGAAAGATGAAAGAAATAGAAGCACTTGCTCCAACAACatcttaattataaattcaGAGGGAGAAAAGTCTTCTACTCCATGAAAGTAAGACATCTTTAAGTAAGGCAtgcattattattttctcttactTTTCCATTCATTTTCTAGTTTTACTCTTCCATTTTTTAgccaaaagttaaaagtttagcctctttttttttgtttttcaatgaaAATTCGAgtcaaaacaacaaaatatagagtagattattttaatcaatgCTTCAAAAAAGATGTTTcgattaaaaagattatatctaaacaactttttattttatttatccatTTTAAAACAAAGTCCTGTacgttgagagagagagagttggttTATATAGAAACAATTACAAGAGGAATACAAGGAAACCTTGCCTGCCTTTAAGGAAACTCATTcctaatatataatagattcCTGTAATCAAGCCTTTATAATAATACATTTGACTAATTGACCCTATAAATAAGGAGAAGACTTCGGTTGTGCTCTATCCCTTTGAATGAGGTGGATCTTGAGTGATATATCCTTAATACATTTACACATAATTTAatacaaaacacattttaaaaccTTTTTATCTAACAACTTTTCATTCTTCCTATCCACTTTCAAAAATCCAAGCgctttcaaaaattaattatgttttttttttcctaaaaatcagAATATTTTGAATCGAATATTCAAGGAAGCAGACA
Coding sequences within it:
- the LOC108993098 gene encoding uncharacterized protein At3g17950-like isoform X1; its protein translation is MIKIDQMLDPANDMMPPPSSPSISSVSSSDLDTESTGSFFHDRSTTLGTLMGVSFPSIAFRASSQHREPHASVSVSVSTVSRKTKKARKNKNNAQPPFAMVERRRKWWQICRDNEAVPASLGEFLEVERRFGDGAFFGAAEELEGVVVVQQHQIRNGHMLFADGRVLPPAAADVDDGSSTAGALCRFPVSLTGICGGGVV
- the LOC108993098 gene encoding uncharacterized protein At3g17950-like isoform X2: MLDPANDMMPPPSSPSISSVSSSDLDTESTGSFFHDRSTTLGTLMGVSFPSIAFRASSQHREPHASVSVSVSTVSRKTKKARKNKNNAQPPFAMVERRRKWWQICRDNEAVPASLGEFLEVERRFGDGAFFGAAEELEGVVVVQQHQIRNGHMLFADGRVLPPAAADVDDGSSTAGALCRFPVSLTGICGGGVV
- the LOC108993241 gene encoding uncharacterized protein LOC108993241 — its product is MAAIPHGNMNCSILCKRGVVSFVGFAALPFSQPRARAFEGLVRGRLISQSLYRKESPIFLANGSNRVLSKKLILTIPRSSPSSNSSGSDNDSSDQAKTPFGYTRKDVLLIGLGVTVLGIGLKTGLEFVGVDPLQAGNVVQLVLVLGLTVGWISTYIFRVSNKEMTYAQQLRDYEYKVMEKRLDGLTEAEIEALLEQVEEEKRRLSRGEQVN